From Nitrospirota bacterium:
CGCCGTGCCGCGGATTCCCGTTTGCTTCTGGACCTCCGCGATGAGCCGAGGCAGCGAGGCATCGGGGCGGTCGTCGTACGTAAAGAACCCTGCTCCGGACTTTGTCCCGAGGCGTCCGGCCTTGACCATCGCGCCCAGAATCGCGGCGGGCTGCATCCGCGGACCGAAGGAATCGTACAGCACATCCGCAACTTTCGCCGCGACGTCGAGTCCGATCATGTCGGTCAGGGCAAACGGCCCCATGGGTAACCCCAGCGCGACCAGAGCCGCGTCGACGCGTTTCGCCTCGTCGACCGCGGTCTCGGGCGTGCCGATCTCTTGGAGTGCGACCGCCGCCTCGTTGAGGTAGGGCATCAAGAGTCGGTTGACGAGGAACCCCGCACATTCCTGAACCCGGACCGGAATCTTCCGCAGGCTTTCGGCGAAGGTGACCGCATCGTCCACGGTCTCAGACGAGGTGGCCAACCCGGGAATGACCTCCACCAATTTCATGACGTGCGCGGGATTGAAAAAGTGGATGCCCACCACCTTTTCGGGCCGCTTGCGTCCGGCCGCGATCGCTGAGATCGACAGCGAGGATGAGTTCGTGGCGAGGATCGCGTTTTCGGGACACGCCGCTTCCAGCTCCGCGAACACGCGCCGCTTGACGCTCAAATCTTCGAACACCGCTTCGATCACCAGATCGACGTCGCCGAACCCCGAATAGTCCACGGCCCCGGACACGAGGGCCATTTTCTGCTCCATCTCGTGCGCGGTCATCTTGCCCTTGTCCACGCGCCCCTG
This genomic window contains:
- a CDS encoding 3-hydroxyacyl-CoA dehydrogenase NAD-binding domain-containing protein, which translates into the protein MYIYKAAVIGAGTMGAQIAQAVSYSGLPVILKDVKPDSIERGLATVRKIYQGRVDKGKMTAHEMEQKMALVSGAVDYSGFGDVDLVIEAVFEDLSVKRRVFAELEAACPENAILATNSSSLSISAIAAGRKRPEKVVGIHFFNPAHVMKLVEVIPGLATSSETVDDAVTFAESLRKIPVRVQECAGFLVNRLLMPYLNEAAVALQEIGTPETAVDEAKRVDAALVALGLPMGPFALTDMIGLDVAAKVADVLYDSFGPRMQPAAILGAMVKAGRLGTKSGAGFFTYDDRPDASLPRLIAEVQKQTGIRGTACSPHRVLLPLVNEAVICLQEGVATASDIDIAMMAGTGFPQDKGGPLHYADHLGLDVVLGELERLARELGPRFWPAPMLKRMVAAGFLGTKVKRGFFTY